The Nostoc sp. 'Peltigera membranacea cyanobiont' N6 genome contains the following window.
GTGAGGTTATCTGCCGCATCTTCATCTACAAAGGTGTTTGCTGGTAAGTTGAAGTTGAAGGTGGTGTCTGTTGTCGCTGTTTGGTCAGCAATGGCATTTGCCACAGTTGGGGCATCATTAATATTGTTAACTGCGATCGCGATCGCTTTCTCGTAGAACAAGCCACCCCGATCTGTGGTGCGTAAACGGATGTTGTAGCTATTTTTGGTTTCGTAGTCGGGTGAGACGTTGATGTGTAACTCGTTACCTACAATTGTGAAGGCGCTGTTATCGGTGCTGTCTGCACCTGAAACTAGGGTGTAGGTGTGGGTGTTATCTGTATCAGCGTCAGTGGTGCTAAAGTTGCCAATTACTGTGTCGGCAGGAACATTCTCGTTAATACTAGTAGCACTCAGGCTCAGGTCAGTGGGAGTATTGTTCAGGTCAAGCTTAAAAAGTTCTTGCCCAGTATTTCCGTTGTCAGCAAAAAAATAGAGTTTGCCATTGACATAAGTTAGGTTGTTAGGGTTGGAGCTAGCCGTACCAGAGAAGATATCCTTGACGCGGATAGTTCCAGTTTCTGTGCCATCACTCTTCCACAATTCATTGCCCCCACTGCTGTCGGTGGCACTGAAGTACAGCGTGCCGTTGATATTGGTCAGATTTTGCGGATTAGAGCTACCTATACCAGAGAAGATATCCTTGACGCGGACGGTTCCAGTTTCTGTGCCATCACTCTTCCACAATTCATTGCCCCCACTACTGTCGGTGGCACTGAAGTACAGCGTGCCGTTGATATTGGTCAGATTTTGCGGATTAGAGCTACCTATACCAGAGAAGATATCCTTGACACGGACGATTCCAGTTTCTGTGCCATCACTCTTCCACAATTCATTGCCCCCACTGCTGTCGGTGGCAACAAAGTACAGCGTGCCGTTGATATTGGTCAGATTTTGCGGATTAGAGCTACCTATACCAGAGAAGATATCCTTGACGCGGACAGTACCAGTTTCGGTGCCATCACTCTTCCACAGTTCAGAGCCACTACTGCTGTCAGTGGCACTGAAATATAGTGTGCCGTTGACATTTGTCAGATTTTGCGGATAAGAGCTACCCGAACCAGAGACGATATCCTTGACGCGGACAGTACCAGCATCAGTGCCATCACTCTTCCACAATTCATTGCCCCCACTGCTGTCGGTAGCACTGAAATATAGCGTGCCGTTGATATTGGTCAGATTTTGCGGATTAGAGCTACCTGTACCAGAGAAGATATCCTTAACGCGAACAGTACCAGCTTCTGTACCGTCACTCTTCCATAGTTCCCGACCCCCACTGCTGTCGGTGGCAACGAAGTACATTGTGCCGTTGACATTGGTCAGAAAGTTCGGGTCAGAATTACCAGTACCAGAAAAGATATCCTTGACGCGGACGGTACCAGTTTCAGTGCCATCACTCTTCCACAGTTCAGTCCCTCCAGTGCTGTCATAGGCACTGAAGTACAGTGTGCCGTTGACATTGGTTAGGTTTTGCGGATTAGAGTTACCTGTACCGGAGAAAATATCCTTGACACGAACAGTTCCAGCTTCTGTACCGTCACTCTTCCACAATTCATTGCCCCCACTGCTGTCGGTGGCTCTAAAGTACAGCGTGTCGTTGACATTGGTTAGAAAGTACGGTTCAGAGGAAACTGTGGCAGTATTTATATCCTTGACGCGGACGGTACCAGTTTCAGTGCCATCACTCTTCCACAGTTCAGAGCCACTACTGCTGTCAGTAGCTCTGAAATACAACGTGCCGTTGATATTGGCAAGAGAGTTAGGATTAGAGCTACCCGTACCAGAGAAGATATCCTTGACACGGACAGTACCAGCATCAGTGCCATCACTCTTCCACAGTTCATTGCCCCCAATGCTGTCATAAGCAACAAAGTACAGCGTGCCGTTAACATTGGTCAGGTTTTGCGGATTAGAGCTACCTGTCCCAGAGAAGATGTCTTTGACTCTGACAGTACCAGCATCAGTGCCATCACTCTTCCACAGTTCATAGCCACCACTGCTATCGCTAGCACTGAAGTAGAGTATGCCGTTGATATTCGTTAGATAGTTAGGGTAAGAGCTACCCGTACCAGAGAAGATGTCTTTGACTCTGACAGTGCCAGCCTCAGTGCCATCACTCTTCCAAAGTTCAATGCCTCCACTGCTATCGGTAGCTCTGAAGTAGAGTATGCCGTTGACATTAGTCAGATTTTGCGGATTAGAGCTACCGGTACCAGAGAAGATGTCTTTGACGCGGACAGTACCAGTCTCGGTGCCATCACTCTTCCACAGTTCAGTCCCTCCAGTGCTGTCGCTGGCACTGAAGTACAGTGTGCCGTTGACATCGGTCAGATTTTGCGGGTAAGAGCTACCTGTACCAGAGAAGATATCCTTGACGCGGACAGTACCAGCCTCGGTGCCATCACTCTTCCACAGTTCAGTCCCTCCAGTGATGTCGCTGGCACTGAAGTACAGTGTGCCGTTGACATTGGTCAAATTTTGCGGGTAAGAGCTACCTGTACCAGAGGAGATGTCTTTGACACGGACAGTACCAGTCTCGGTGCCATCACTCTTCCACAGTTCAGTCCCTCCAGTGCTGTCGCTGGCACTGAAGTACAGTGTGCCGTTGACATTGGTCAAATTTTGCGGATTAGAGCTACCCGTGCCTGAGAAGATATCTTTTACAAGGACAGTACCAGCCTCGGTGCCATCACTCTTCCACAGTTCAGAGCCTCCAGTGCTGTCGATCGCTCTAAAGTATAGTGTGCCATTGATATTGGTCAGATTTTGCGGATTAGAGCTACCTGTACCAGAGAAGATATCTTTTACAAGGACAGTACCAGTCTCTGTGCCATCACTTTTCCAAAGTTCATAGCCCTCACTGTTGTCGATTGCAACGAAGTACAGCGTGCCGTTGACATTGGTTAGATTTTGCGGGTTAGAGGAAACTCCACCAGTATTTATATCTTTTGCCAGGCTAATCGATGCTTCTTCTGTTGCCATAATCGTTTTTCCTTAAACCTTTGGATAAGAATCACAAGTGAAATCAGGCGTTGGTTGATGCTCCAATCTTCTTGCTTGCAGAGATGCGATCGCTGAATGCCCTAGCTTCGCTTTTTTACAATTCAACAGCCTCAGTAAAGATGTTGAATTTTATCAAGAAAGAATTTAGGAGTCAGGAGCCAGAATTCACAAGAAGGTTAAGCAATTAGCAATTAATCAAGGGTTTAACATCCTCCATTAAATATTAAATTTAGTGGACTTCAATGGCGGATCTAAATCCTCACAATAATAGATTCTGACTTATTCCTGGAATTTTCTTTATATAAAAATATAAAGCCAATTTAGGAGGTATGCATAGATGTGCCCTTGGGAAACCCGCCCACACGACTTGCTCCCCTACGGATCTTTTCATAAATCAAACCGGATTCCTAATAGTCATAATTCATATTTAATCTTCTCTGCTTTTCCTGAAGATTATTTCAGAGTTATGGCTTATATAAATAAGTTGAAATTCAATAAAGCTATCAATAAATTCAGAGGTGACTTAATAATCACCTCAACTATTTTTCACCAGGACATAATGCCGATTAATTCAAAAAAGTGGATCGATGAATTAATGAACTATGCTCCAGGATAAAGCCAAATCCTATGCCATTATGCAATTCCAACCAACTTGGCGCTTAGTTGCCATAAGCGATCGCCTTTATCATCATCGCGGGCTTGAGGAGAAACCTTTTGAACAAAGGATTTACCATCTTCTTTCTGGCGATTTCCCCAACTCCAATACACACCAGATTGATTATACTCAGGATCGGCAACCACTGCCGCAACCCGTTCTCCTGCCAACTCCTGAGACACATATCCCTTAGTGATGTACTTTTGGAATAATGGGAAGATTTTCTGAAACAGGGGATAGTGGTTTCTAAATAGCGGCGTTTCTGCAACACATCCCGGATAGAGAGAGTTGAAGACGATACCTGTTGACTCGTGATAGCGCTGATGGAGTTCCCGCATGGTTAGCACGTTACAAACCTTGCTGTCTTTGTAAGCTTTGACTGGTTCAAATTTCTTGCCATCAATCATTGAGATTGGCTCTTTAAATCCTTCTGCAAAGCCTTGCAAATCGCCCAAGTCTGGACGCGGCGGAATTTTCCCACCTAGTTCGTCTGGATTGTGGGTGACAGTTCCCAAAATTACAAGCCTTGGATCTGAAGATGACTTCTTTAGATCCTCTAACATCAGGTTGCACAAAAGGAAATGTCCCAGGTGATTTGTCGCAACACTTAACTCAAATCCTTCTGGGCTTCGCAGTGGCTCCTTTAGCAAAGGCATATAAATTGCAGCATTGCACACTAAAGCGTCTAAAGAGTTTCCGCTTGCTCGGAAGTTCTTCACAAATTGTCGAACGCTATCCATTGAGCCGAGATCGATATGCATGATAGTGTAGCTGCCCTGGTGGGGGATTCCTACAGATTGGGCTGCAAGTTGAGCCTTCGCTACATCTCTACAGGCCATCACTACATACCATCCCCTTTCAGCAAGAGCCTTGGCAGCGTACAAACCGACACCTGAAGAGGCACCTGTGATTATAACCGTTGACTTCCTATCCTGTACCATTCTATTCTGACTCTGTTAATCACCTTTTCCTATCTTCAGGATTTTACATCACTGAGTTATCACCTCTGAGAGGTGATTTTTAAACAGAGGTTACAGCACTCCTGATGGAAAAGTTATGCTTCCAGTGACACTGGTTGTAATTTCATCATAACTTTGCTGTGACAGCAAAGTTATGATGAAAAAGGTTTAAGCCAATGGAGTTTAATAGCGATATCAAGAGCGATCGCAGCAAACGCAAACCACAATAAACTTTCTGCTGCTAATACCAAAAAAGGCCAAATTGTACTGTTAGAATTCCACCCAAGCTCTATCTGAGTTAATCCCCGCACCAAGCCAAAGGCTAAAACACCACCAGCTTTGAGTTGGGGATTTTTATCTGAGCGGATGATATAACGATAGGTAACACCAAATAATAAGCCAGTAAAAGTTGCAACTGCACCACCGATCCACCAATGCCAGTTAACATTACTTTGCAGACTTGCAAGGATCTCAAAATACTTTACTAATCCAAAAGTATTCAAGAGACTGGTAAGTATAAAAGTAAAACACATAGATAAACCTCCAACTATTCCAGCCTTGAGGGATTCTATGCGTTCTACCATTAATTTAGGATCTAAAGTTGAATTCACTCTATATAGAAATGAGGGATTGGGTATTGGGAAAATACTTCCCCAATATCCAATATGATAAATGCTACAGCAGCTTTGTCATTAATTAAATGCTGTTATTAGATGGGAATTTTGATGATAAACTCAGTTCCCATACCTGGTTGAGAATTTACATCTAATACACCTTTGTGTTTCTCTACAACTATTTCATAAGCTATCGACAAGCCGAGTCCAGTGCCTTTCCCTACGCTTTTTGTGGTAAACAACGGCTCAAACAAGCGTTTTTTAAGCCGTTCAGGAATACCAATCCCATTGTCAGCAATCCGAATTACAACCAATTTCTCATAATCTATTTCTGTTGCAATTTTTATTTGAGGAATTAGATTGCTCATTTTGCCTTCAATTATAGCTTCATCAAGAGCATCAATTGCATTTGCTAAAATGTTCATAAATACTTGATTCATCTGACCTAGATAGCAGTTTACCTCTGGTAGTACTCCATAACTTTTAATAATTTCAATGCCAGGACGATCGCCATTAGCCTTGATGCGGTGTTGCAAAATCATTAGTGTACTATCAAGTCCTTGGTGCAAATTAGCAGAGATTTTGGTATCACTATCCGAGCGACAGAAGCTGCGGAGTGAATTAGAAAGGTTGCGAATTCGTTCGCTTCCTATCTGGAGTGAGTTCAAAATTTTTCCCATATCTTCGAGAACAAAATTCAGATCCAAGTTCTCAACAGCATTGGTAATTTTGGCTGTTGGGTTGGGATACTCTTGTTCGTACAGGAAAAGCAACTTGGTGATTCCAGCAATGTATTCTTCTAAGGGGGGAATATTGCTAGAAATAAAGTTAATGGGGTTGTTGATTTCATGGCCAATACCAGCGATTAACTCTCCGAGCGTTGATAGTTTTTCTTGCTGTACCAGTTGGACTTGAGCTTGTTGCAAAGCCTTGGTGCGATCGCTAACTTGTTGTTCCAACGATTCAGTCAATTGTTTGAGTTGTAAATGCACGCGCACTCTAGCAATAACTTCCTCTTGTGCAAACGGTTTAGGGATATAGTCTACTGCACCGAGGGAAAATCCCTTAGTTTTGCTTTCCGTATCCGCCAAAGCAGTGGTGAAAATAATGGGAATGTTTTCGGTGAGAGGATTGGCTTTGAGGCGACGACAAGTCTCAAATCCGTCAATACCGGGCATTTGGACATCCAGCAAAATCAATTCTGGTTGATTGCGTTCAGCTTGAGCGATCGCAGTTTCTCCATCGACTGCAACACGGAAACGAAAACCCTCACTACTGAGAGCTGCACACAGGACAGATAAATTTGTCGGATTATCATCTACAATCAAAATGAATCCATTATTTTGGGGTTTTCTCATGTTCGGTTAAAAATGCA
Protein-coding sequences here:
- a CDS encoding ELWxxDGT repeat protein; this translates as MATEEASISLAKDINTGGVSSNPQNLTNVNGTLYFVAIDNSEGYELWKSDGTETGTVLVKDIFSGTGSSNPQNLTNINGTLYFRAIDSTGGSELWKSDGTEAGTVLVKDIFSGTGSSNPQNLTNVNGTLYFSASDSTGGTELWKSDGTETGTVRVKDISSGTGSSYPQNLTNVNGTLYFSASDITGGTELWKSDGTEAGTVRVKDIFSGTGSSYPQNLTDVNGTLYFSASDSTGGTELWKSDGTETGTVRVKDIFSGTGSSNPQNLTNVNGILYFRATDSSGGIELWKSDGTEAGTVRVKDIFSGTGSSYPNYLTNINGILYFSASDSSGGYELWKSDGTDAGTVRVKDIFSGTGSSNPQNLTNVNGTLYFVAYDSIGGNELWKSDGTDAGTVRVKDIFSGTGSSNPNSLANINGTLYFRATDSSSGSELWKSDGTETGTVRVKDINTATVSSEPYFLTNVNDTLYFRATDSSGGNELWKSDGTEAGTVRVKDIFSGTGNSNPQNLTNVNGTLYFSAYDSTGGTELWKSDGTETGTVRVKDIFSGTGNSDPNFLTNVNGTMYFVATDSSGGRELWKSDGTEAGTVRVKDIFSGTGSSNPQNLTNINGTLYFSATDSSGGNELWKSDGTDAGTVRVKDIVSGSGSSYPQNLTNVNGTLYFSATDSSSGSELWKSDGTETGTVRVKDIFSGIGSSNPQNLTNINGTLYFVATDSSGGNELWKSDGTETGIVRVKDIFSGIGSSNPQNLTNINGTLYFSATDSSGGNELWKSDGTETGTVRVKDIFSGIGSSNPQNLTNINGTLYFSATDSSGGNELWKSDGTETGTIRVKDIFSGTASSNPNNLTYVNGKLYFFADNGNTGQELFKLDLNNTPTDLSLSATSINENVPADTVIGNFSTTDADTDNTHTYTLVSGADSTDNSAFTIVGNELHINVSPDYETKNSYNIRLRTTDRGGLFYEKAIAIAVNNINDAPTVANAIADQTATTDTTFNFNLPANTFVDEDAADNLTYSATLENGESIPSWLTWNGTTLSGTPTNDSVASLNIKVIASDGTTDVSDVFALTVVNSNDASTTFNDSITTNELNGDIESDNLIGGLGNGTLFGGVGEDVLLGETEQHSFKLTNAHTRGHDIIANLTIGNGTIFISKAEFGLGQSQDTILDSGLFRLGTSARTTGDRFIYDRSTGNLFFDKDGVGGTAQVKIAHFSN
- a CDS encoding protochlorophyllide reductase; this encodes MVQDRKSTVIITGASSGVGLYAAKALAERGWYVVMACRDVAKAQLAAQSVGIPHQGSYTIMHIDLGSMDSVRQFVKNFRASGNSLDALVCNAAIYMPLLKEPLRSPEGFELSVATNHLGHFLLCNLMLEDLKKSSSDPRLVILGTVTHNPDELGGKIPPRPDLGDLQGFAEGFKEPISMIDGKKFEPVKAYKDSKVCNVLTMRELHQRYHESTGIVFNSLYPGCVAETPLFRNHYPLFQKIFPLFQKYITKGYVSQELAGERVAAVVADPEYNQSGVYWSWGNRQKEDGKSFVQKVSPQARDDDKGDRLWQLSAKLVGIA
- a CDS encoding hybrid sensor histidine kinase/response regulator; this encodes MRKPQNNGFILIVDDNPTNLSVLCAALSSEGFRFRVAVDGETAIAQAERNQPELILLDVQMPGIDGFETCRRLKANPLTENIPIIFTTALADTESKTKGFSLGAVDYIPKPFAQEEVIARVRVHLQLKQLTESLEQQVSDRTKALQQAQVQLVQQEKLSTLGELIAGIGHEINNPINFISSNIPPLEEYIAGITKLLFLYEQEYPNPTAKITNAVENLDLNFVLEDMGKILNSLQIGSERIRNLSNSLRSFCRSDSDTKISANLHQGLDSTLMILQHRIKANGDRPGIEIIKSYGVLPEVNCYLGQMNQVFMNILANAIDALDEAIIEGKMSNLIPQIKIATEIDYEKLVVIRIADNGIGIPERLKKRLFEPLFTTKSVGKGTGLGLSIAYEIVVEKHKGVLDVNSQPGMGTEFIIKIPI